The region TGAAGAAACTCAGTCCCTTCATCAGAAGAATGCTACCGAACTGGCTGAGCTTTGCCGCAGACAAGGTGGTGCTTGGATAAAAGCCGCCCAGTTCCTAAGCTGTCAAGGAGATTGGCTCCCAGATACCTATGTAGATCAACTAGCAGAGCTTCAGGATCAAGCTCCAAGCGTGTCCTGGGGAGAGATCGAAAAACAGCTATTCCAGTGTTATGGTGCCGATTGGAAACTGCGATTCGATGACGTTGAGCCAGTACCGTTAGCAACAGCATCCATTGCGCAAGTTCACCGAGCAAAAACAAGAGGTGGATCTCTTGTCGCACTGAAAATTCAATTGCCGGATGCTTCAGAGAAGATTGAAGCAGACCTGTTGTTTTTCAAGCGCATCGCACCCTTGCTTCAACACTGGGCAGAAGGTTGGAATGTTGAACAGACCGTGGAAGAGCTGAGCAGGAGTATTCGGCAAGAATTAGACTACTACCATGAAGCAGCAAACCTAACAAAATTCCTTGCTCTTTATGAAGCAGAGGAATGGGTGTTTCCAGTACTGATTCCTGATCTCCTGAGTAAAGAAGTATTGGTTATGAGCTTTGTGGAGGGGCAACCTCTTCGGCATTTCCTCAGTGATGTACCCAATGCTGCTGAGCCACTACTTCAATCTTTGGTACGGAGTTTCATCAAGCAAATCTTTGTCACCGGCTTGTTCCACGCAGATCCTCATCCTGGAAATTTCTTTGTAACTCCTCAAGGGAAGTTAGCTCTGCTAGATTTTGGTGCTGTCGGTCAGATGAGGGACTCCGAATGTGAAGCCTACAGAAATATCTTGGTGGCACTTTTCAACCGTCAGCAATCAGAATTTGATTCATTATTGCGCAAGGCTGGATTTGATGTCCCCAACGGTCCATTACTGCTAAAATTACTTTTCGAAAGAGATCCCGCTGAATTTGCAGGGCTGAGCCAGATGGAAACTCATATGCGTATCATGAGAAGGGCAGAGGTAAAAATCCCTGATAATTTTGTACTGATGGGGAGAGTTCTTATTTCGATCGGAGGCCTTCTAAAACAGTATCGGGTGAAAGTTGATCTTCAGGAGTTGGCTATTTATTTGATGAGGGAAGTTGCAAGGAAGGCATCATGAAGGCTCTTGATCAACTGGAAAACCGACTGATCGAACACTGGCAGCGAAAGGAATCTCGGAAGACCTGGCAGGAGTGGATCAAATGGTTGGAACAAATACAGTGTCCTCTGAGAGTGGACCGACCAGAAAAGGTGTCCCCCGGAGATCAATTAAACTATCAGACATTTTTACACTTCTGTGAAACTGCGCTGGCTCGCTTACCCGACTGGGAAAGTAAGCTGACTACCCCAAACTGGGTGGAAGCACATAGTCTTTTTTTGCTCCCAACTGATTGGACTTCATCTAGCCTCACTTCAACAAAATCCACGGCTGGGCAACCTGAACAACATAAGTATCTCACTGAAGAAAATCTAGCTGGCACTCACCAGGCTTTACTGCGCCTTGCAGAGGAAGTCGATAAGGTGAAAAGTCGACTGGAGCAAATTGAGCGACAATCCATCCAGCAGCCTAGGCGTGTTCCGATGCCATCACCTCCACTACCTGGTGGGAGTCCTCTCAAACAGTCACCTCCACAAGTTCCTCCTTCAACACCTTCCACTCCGATGATGAGCCAAACTCTGGAAAATGAGCTACGTTTTCGTCCACCTCCAGAGCTAAAACCTAAGACCTATGTTCCAGAAAGTTTCGATGAAAATAACGCTTT is a window of SAR324 cluster bacterium DNA encoding:
- a CDS encoding AarF/ABC1/UbiB kinase family protein; this translates as MADNWFRDSHRWLVKAHQTVSDWADEADISEEWSKRWKGWGDGFLDWMQTDAPAAFRQLLSQSDNLNQWYSHGSRYFDAGQTLLSIAARTYTFQKIRLPVLESHEITEETQSLHQKNATELAELCRRQGGAWIKAAQFLSCQGDWLPDTYVDQLAELQDQAPSVSWGEIEKQLFQCYGADWKLRFDDVEPVPLATASIAQVHRAKTRGGSLVALKIQLPDASEKIEADLLFFKRIAPLLQHWAEGWNVEQTVEELSRSIRQELDYYHEAANLTKFLALYEAEEWVFPVLIPDLLSKEVLVMSFVEGQPLRHFLSDVPNAAEPLLQSLVRSFIKQIFVTGLFHADPHPGNFFVTPQGKLALLDFGAVGQMRDSECEAYRNILVALFNRQQSEFDSLLRKAGFDVPNGPLLLKLLFERDPAEFAGLSQMETHMRIMRRAEVKIPDNFVLMGRVLISIGGLLKQYRVKVDLQELAIYLMREVARKAS